A genomic segment from Necator americanus strain Aroian chromosome III, whole genome shotgun sequence encodes:
- a CDS encoding hypothetical protein (NECATOR_CHRIII.G9633.T1), producing MGPSPAEAHELRGEFLQAAADLLENVLSKPPTPNTMELWKEHQHIRNVLQEISAKQAQLSNTDSRISRTRTPDDLIAFLAWADQVGIKRYGVTVAECKEVGGLGLLAEKAISEKARCVTVPRHAMISTDLAKKSSILKKLFERDIIVQNMANVGLALFICAQRVRSDSKWTAYLNVLPSSYTTPLFYTEEELKYLKPSPVFDEALLFYRTVARQFAYFLLMIGRNDLYDKASRREKAGTQPPPLYYSPFTVDNFTFSLYRWSVGTVTTRINLIPGEMGRAKDGTMQMVPALIPVLDMANHELILGSEDLGEAVSYSTEDDCAEILATKNVASGEWVSMFYGRRTSAEHLLHNGFVPIGENPFDSYKLKISLGRSDKNFKEKQKLFGEMGFSEKSNVYMYDIGCGSNPFHPSMEHFARIYVSDRPEAISEPATLGKAVNFLKNRFAILERSYGTIPEGKTLNEKNIERLKRAEVAILKNARIHCEEWEKDLFEVVDEEN from the exons ATGGGTCCTTCGCCCGCTGAAGCACATGAACTGAGAGGGGAATTCCTGCAGGCAGCTGCTGATCTGCTTGAAAATGTGCTCTCAAAGCCACCCACTCCAAACACTATGGAATTATGGAAAGAGCATCAACATATCAGGAATGTACTTCAGGAAATCTCTGCCAAACAAGCGCAGCTTAGTAACACTGACTCTCGCATCTCTAGAACAAG AACACCCGATGATCTCATCGCTTTTCTAGCTTGGGCTGATCAAGTGGGCATCAAAAGATATGGGGTTACAGTGGCGGAATGCAAGGAAGTGGGCGGATTAGGATTGCTGGCCGAAAA AGCTATTTCTGAAAAGGCACGATGTGTCACTGTGCCTCGTCACGCCATGATTTCAACGGATCTTGCGAAAAAGTCTTCTATTCTGAA GAAATTGTTCGAGCGTGATATTATCGTTCAAAATATGGCAAATGTTGGATTGGCGTTGTTTATTTGTGCACAGCGTGTTAGATCCGATTCGAAATGGACAGCTTACTTAAATGTGTTGCCCAGTTCGTACACTACACCATTGTTCTATACCGAAGAAGAGTTGAAG TACTTAAAACCTTCGCCTGTATTCGATGAAGCTCTTCTCTTCTACCGTACGGTTGCACGGCAGTTTGCCTATTTTCTACTGATGATTGGTCGAAACGATCTGTATGATAAGGCTAGTCGT AGAGAAAAAGCAGGCACTCAACCTCCACCTCTTTATTATTCGCCGTTTACGGTAGACaacttcacattttctttgtaTCGATGGTCTGTTGGGACGGTTACAACGAGAATTAATCTCATACCCGGTGAGATGGGTAGAGCTAAGGATGGCACTATGCAAATG GTCCCGGCACTTATCCCTGTGCTTGACATGGCCAACCACGAATTAATATTAGGTAGCGAAGATCTCGGTGAAGCTGTATCATATTCCACTGAGGATGATTGCGCTGAG ATATTGGCCACAAAGAACGTTGCATCTGGTGAATGGGTGAGCATGTTCTACGGTCGTCGTACGTCCGCGGAACATCTTCTACACAATGGTTTTGTACCTATTGGAGAAAATCCATTCGATTCCtacaaattgaaaataa GTCTCGGACGATCGGacaaaaacttcaaagagAAGCAGAAACTGTTTGGTGAAATGGGATTCAGCGAGAAGTCTAATGTCTACATGTATGACATTGGTTGTGGTTCAAATCCATTCCACCCATCCATGGAACATTTCGCTAGAATATACGTGTCAGATAGACCCGAG GCAATATCTGAACCAGCTACCCTGGGAAAGGCTgttaattttctgaaaaatcgcTTTGCAATACTAGAAAGGTCCTATGGGACTATTCCTGAAGGAAAAACACTTAACGAGAAAAACATAGAGCGATTGAAAAGGGCTGAGGTGGCGATATTGAAAAATGCACG gATCCACTGTGAAGAGTGGGAGAAGGACCTATTTGAAGTCGTGGATGAAGAAAATTAG